One window of Stenotrophomonas indicatrix genomic DNA carries:
- a CDS encoding DUF3247 family protein, translating to MSRIAPRIHTDAAQIARLETLLPQLQGETEVQLTLHDGRRLLGTVAVQPTLQQYRNDAGDEGSNGQLRLDDLDTPVQQHYVWLDEIASIRRLPPRL from the coding sequence ATGTCCCGTATTGCTCCCCGAATCCATACCGATGCCGCGCAGATCGCGCGCTTGGAAACCCTGCTGCCGCAGTTGCAGGGCGAAACCGAGGTGCAGCTGACCCTGCATGATGGCCGGCGCCTGCTGGGCACGGTTGCGGTGCAGCCGACGTTGCAGCAGTACCGCAACGACGCTGGCGACGAAGGCAGCAACGGCCAGCTGCGACTGGATGATCTCGATACGCCGGTGCAGCAGCATTACGTGTGGCTGGATGAAATCGCCAGCATCCGCAGGCTGCCGCCGCGGCTCTGA
- the alr gene encoding alanine racemase produces MRPARALIDLGALRSNYRLARELGGGKALAIIKADAYGHGAVRCAQALEGEADGFGVATIEEALELRQAGIRAPILLLEGIFEPSEMSLVAEHDLWFSVGSSWQLEALAAFDSPRPLTVWLKLDSGMHRLGLDVAGFRAAHARLSALPQVARIVLMTHLARADELDSERTHEQATTFVQAIEGLQGETSVCNSPALLGWPDVRSDWVRPGLMLYGANPLPDNSELTARLRPVMTMQSKVIAERWIEAGEPVGYGARFVAKARTRVGVVALGYADGYPQFAPNGTPLLIDGQPGGLIGRVSMDMLTVDLTAHAQAGVGSVVELWGTAPTLSELAPRCGVSAYQLPCGVKRVARVYQD; encoded by the coding sequence ATGCGTCCTGCCCGCGCGCTGATCGATCTGGGCGCACTGCGCAGCAACTACCGCCTGGCCCGCGAACTGGGCGGTGGCAAGGCGCTGGCGATCATCAAGGCCGATGCCTATGGCCACGGTGCAGTGCGCTGCGCGCAGGCATTGGAAGGCGAGGCCGACGGCTTCGGCGTGGCCACGATCGAAGAGGCACTTGAGCTGCGCCAGGCCGGTATCCGTGCACCGATCCTGCTGCTGGAAGGCATCTTCGAGCCCAGCGAGATGTCGCTGGTGGCCGAGCATGACCTGTGGTTCTCGGTCGGTTCGTCGTGGCAGCTGGAAGCGCTGGCCGCGTTCGACAGCCCGCGACCGCTGACGGTGTGGCTGAAGCTGGACAGTGGCATGCACAGGCTGGGCCTGGACGTTGCCGGTTTCCGCGCCGCGCATGCACGTTTGTCTGCACTGCCGCAGGTGGCGCGCATCGTACTGATGACCCACCTGGCACGTGCCGACGAGCTGGACAGCGAGCGTACCCATGAGCAGGCCACCACCTTCGTCCAGGCCATCGAAGGCCTGCAGGGTGAGACCAGCGTCTGCAATTCGCCGGCGCTGCTGGGTTGGCCTGACGTACGCAGTGACTGGGTGCGCCCGGGCCTGATGCTGTACGGCGCCAACCCGCTGCCAGACAACAGCGAGCTGACCGCGCGCCTGCGCCCGGTGATGACGATGCAGTCCAAGGTGATCGCCGAGCGCTGGATCGAGGCCGGTGAACCGGTCGGCTACGGTGCGCGTTTCGTCGCCAAGGCACGCACACGCGTGGGCGTGGTCGCACTGGGCTATGCCGATGGCTATCCGCAGTTCGCGCCCAACGGCACCCCGCTGCTGATCGATGGCCAACCCGGTGGGCTGATCGGCCGCGTGTCGATGGACATGCTGACCGTGGACCTGACCGCACATGCGCAGGCCGGCGTCGGCAGCGTGGTGGAACTGTGGGGCACAGCGCCGACGCTGTCCGAGCTGGCCCCGCGCTGCGGTGTCAGTGCCTACCAGCTGCCGTGCGGCGTCAAGCGCGTGGCACGCGTCTACCAGGATTGA
- the fabA gene encoding 3-hydroxyacyl-[acyl-carrier-protein] dehydratase FabA, producing the protein MTRLHAFNRDQLLASARGELFGAAAGRLPNDPMLMFDRITEIREDGGPHGKGMVRAELDIRPDLWFFGCHFIGDPVMPGCLGLDAMWQLTGFFLTWLGAPGKGRALGCGEVKFTGQVLPDAKLVRYEIDISRVINRKLVMAQSDARMYVDDREIYNARDLRVGLFTETGSF; encoded by the coding sequence ATGACTCGTCTCCACGCGTTCAACCGCGACCAGCTGCTGGCCAGCGCACGCGGTGAACTGTTCGGCGCTGCCGCCGGCCGGTTGCCCAACGACCCGATGCTGATGTTCGACCGCATCACCGAAATCCGCGAGGACGGCGGACCGCATGGCAAGGGGATGGTACGCGCCGAACTGGATATCCGCCCGGACCTGTGGTTCTTCGGCTGCCACTTCATCGGCGACCCGGTGATGCCCGGCTGCCTGGGCCTGGATGCCATGTGGCAGCTGACCGGCTTCTTCCTCACCTGGCTGGGTGCCCCCGGCAAGGGCCGCGCCCTGGGCTGCGGCGAAGTGAAGTTCACCGGCCAGGTGCTGCCCGATGCCAAGCTGGTGCGCTACGAGATCGACATCAGCCGCGTCATCAACCGCAAGCTGGTGATGGCCCAGTCCGACGCGCGCATGTACGTGGACGACCGCGAGATCTACAACGCCCGCGACCTGCGCGTGGGCCTGTTCACTGAAACCGGGAGCTTCTGA
- a CDS encoding D-amino acid dehydrogenase, producing the protein MRVLVLGSGVIGTTSAWYLRQAGFEVTVVDRQPGPALETSFANAGQLSFGYTSPWAAPGVPKKAIGWLFEKHAPLAIKPGMDLAQYRWLWQMLRNCTHERYAINKARMVRMSEYSRDCLNELRAQIGIDFEGRDLGTTQLFRTQQQLDASAQDIEILAQYGVPYEVLDRAGIIKAEPALAHVDGLVGALRLPRDQTGDCQLFTRRLAQMAAEAGVEFRYDQDITGVEFDGDRITGVRIGGKLETADRFVVALGSYSPALVAPLGMRLPVYPLKGYSLTLPITDPAMAPTSTILDESYKVAVTRFDNRIRVGGMAEVAGFDLSLSPRRRETLELVVRDLYPKGGDLAKAEFWTGLRPATPDGTPVIGATPFRNLFLNTGHGTLGWTMACGSGRYLADLMSARQPQISTEGLDIFRYGQYRHAPQHENRTCVLPAR; encoded by the coding sequence ATGCGAGTCCTAGTTCTCGGCAGCGGCGTGATCGGCACCACCAGTGCCTGGTACCTGCGACAGGCCGGGTTTGAAGTCACGGTCGTCGACCGCCAGCCCGGTCCCGCGCTGGAAACCAGCTTCGCCAATGCCGGCCAGCTGTCCTTCGGCTACACCTCGCCGTGGGCCGCCCCGGGCGTGCCGAAGAAGGCCATCGGCTGGCTGTTCGAAAAGCACGCACCGCTGGCGATCAAGCCGGGCATGGACCTGGCCCAGTACCGCTGGCTGTGGCAGATGCTGCGCAACTGCACCCACGAGCGCTACGCGATCAACAAGGCGCGCATGGTGCGCATGTCCGAGTACAGCCGCGACTGCCTGAACGAGCTGCGCGCGCAGATCGGCATCGATTTCGAAGGGCGCGACCTCGGCACCACCCAGCTGTTCCGCACCCAGCAGCAGCTGGATGCATCGGCGCAGGACATCGAGATCCTGGCCCAGTACGGCGTGCCGTACGAAGTGCTGGATCGCGCCGGCATCATCAAGGCCGAACCCGCGCTGGCCCACGTCGATGGCCTGGTCGGTGCGCTGCGCCTGCCGCGCGACCAGACCGGCGATTGCCAGCTGTTCACCCGCCGCCTAGCGCAGATGGCGGCCGAAGCGGGGGTCGAGTTCCGCTACGACCAGGACATCACCGGCGTGGAATTCGACGGCGACCGCATCACCGGCGTGCGCATCGGCGGCAAGCTGGAAACCGCAGACCGCTTCGTGGTCGCACTGGGCAGCTATTCGCCGGCACTGGTTGCGCCGCTGGGCATGCGTCTGCCGGTGTATCCGCTGAAGGGCTACTCGCTGACCCTGCCGATCACCGACCCGGCGATGGCGCCCACCTCGACCATCCTTGATGAGAGCTACAAGGTGGCGGTGACCCGCTTCGACAACCGCATCCGCGTCGGCGGCATGGCCGAAGTGGCCGGTTTCGACCTGTCGCTGTCGCCGCGCCGCCGCGAGACGCTGGAGCTGGTGGTGCGCGATCTGTACCCGAAGGGCGGTGACCTGGCCAAGGCCGAGTTCTGGACCGGCCTGCGCCCGGCCACGCCGGACGGCACGCCGGTGATCGGCGCCACGCCGTTCCGCAACCTGTTCCTCAACACCGGCCACGGCACGCTGGGCTGGACCATGGCCTGCGGCTCGGGCCGCTACCTGGCCGACCTGATGAGCGCGCGCCAGCCGCAGATCAGCACCGAAGGCCTGGATATCTTCCGCTACGGCCAGTACCGCCACGCCCCGCAACATGAGAACCGCACATGCGTCCTGCCCGCGCGCTGA
- a CDS encoding DUF3016 domain-containing protein has translation MKGSLSTALLLAGMLAVGSVAAAPRTVTAPDAPRALQADGPVSVKWDDPAKFTEIRQSTNRFEAERGDWVQQLARYVQTSAAKPLQAGQTLDVTLVDIKRAGDYEPWHGPRGSDIRIMRDIYPPRITLQYTLKDASGRIIDEGDARLSDSGYLHNIGLKSDTDPLRYEKRLIDDWVKRQLTSRVTAAR, from the coding sequence ATGAAAGGTTCGCTTTCAACCGCCCTGCTGCTGGCCGGCATGCTTGCCGTGGGCAGCGTGGCCGCCGCGCCGCGGACGGTAACGGCGCCCGATGCACCACGCGCGCTGCAGGCCGATGGGCCGGTCAGCGTGAAGTGGGACGATCCGGCGAAATTCACCGAGATCCGCCAGAGTACCAACCGCTTCGAGGCTGAACGTGGGGACTGGGTGCAGCAACTGGCACGCTACGTACAGACCAGCGCGGCCAAGCCGCTGCAGGCCGGGCAGACGCTGGACGTAACCCTGGTCGATATCAAGCGCGCGGGCGACTACGAGCCCTGGCATGGCCCGCGTGGCAGCGACATCCGGATCATGCGCGACATCTACCCGCCGCGGATCACCCTGCAGTACACGCTGAAGGACGCCAGCGGTCGCATCATCGATGAAGGCGATGCCCGCCTGAGCGACAGCGGCTACCTGCACAACATTGGCCTGAAGAGCGATACCGATCCGCTGCGCTATGAAAAGCGCCTGATCGATGACTGGGTGAAGCGCCAGCTGACCTCGCGCGTCACCGCTGCCCGGTAG
- a CDS encoding Lrp/AsnC ligand binding domain-containing protein yields MTTRPRELDKIDRKILRILQGEGRISFTELGERVGLSTTPCTERVRRLEREAVITGYHAHLDPSALKASLLVFVEISLAYKSGDIFEEFRRAALKLPNVLECHLVSGDFDYLLKARISEMASYRKLLGSTLLTLPHVRESKSYIVMEEVKETWSLPIPD; encoded by the coding sequence ATGACCACCCGCCCCCGCGAACTGGACAAGATCGACCGCAAGATCCTGCGCATCCTGCAGGGCGAAGGCCGCATCTCCTTCACCGAGCTGGGCGAGCGGGTCGGTCTGTCGACCACCCCGTGCACCGAGCGCGTGCGCCGGCTGGAGCGCGAAGCGGTGATCACCGGCTATCACGCCCACCTGGACCCGTCGGCGCTGAAAGCCAGCCTGCTGGTGTTCGTGGAGATCAGCCTGGCTTACAAATCCGGTGACATCTTCGAGGAATTCCGGCGGGCGGCGCTGAAGCTGCCCAACGTGCTGGAATGCCATCTGGTGTCGGGCGATTTCGATTACCTGTTGAAGGCGCGGATCAGCGAGATGGCCTCGTATCGCAAGCTGCTTGGCAGCACCCTGCTGACCCTGCCGCATGTGCGTGAATCGAAGAGCTACATCGTGATGGAAGAGGTCAAGGAGACCTGGTCGCTGCCGATTCCCGATTGA
- a CDS encoding 16S rRNA pseudouridine(516) synthase, with translation MKLVKHIANLGYGSRKQVQWMFREGRVTDADGEVLYADDQVPHEAVRVDGEPLDPPVGLSLAMYKPAGYTCSTKDKGRLIYDLLPPRFRDRDPVLSTVGRLDRETSGLLLLTDDGNLLHRIISPKSKLPKVYEVELAEDLRGDEVALFASGTLMLEAEKTPLLPAELQVLGPRKARLILHEGRYHQVRRMFAAAGNHVQALHRSRVGGLDLQGLAEGQWRLLTSTDLDTLFAP, from the coding sequence GTGAAACTGGTCAAGCACATCGCCAACCTCGGCTACGGCAGCCGCAAGCAGGTGCAGTGGATGTTCCGCGAAGGCCGCGTCACCGATGCCGACGGCGAGGTGCTGTATGCCGACGACCAGGTGCCGCATGAAGCGGTGCGGGTCGACGGCGAGCCGCTGGACCCGCCGGTGGGCCTGTCGCTGGCGATGTACAAGCCGGCCGGCTACACCTGTTCGACCAAGGACAAAGGCCGTTTGATCTACGACCTGCTGCCGCCGCGCTTCCGTGACCGCGACCCGGTGCTGTCCACCGTCGGCCGCCTGGACCGCGAGACCAGCGGCCTGTTGCTGCTGACCGACGACGGCAATCTGTTGCACCGGATCATCTCGCCGAAGTCGAAGCTGCCCAAGGTCTACGAAGTGGAGCTGGCCGAAGATCTGCGCGGTGACGAAGTGGCGCTGTTCGCCAGCGGCACGCTGATGCTGGAAGCGGAGAAGACGCCCCTGCTGCCGGCTGAACTGCAGGTGCTCGGCCCGCGCAAGGCGCGCCTGATACTGCACGAAGGCCGCTACCATCAGGTACGCCGCATGTTCGCTGCCGCAGGCAACCACGTGCAGGCACTGCATCGCAGCCGTGTCGGTGGCCTGGACCTGCAGGGGTTGGCTGAAGGGCAATGGCGGCTGCTGACCTCCACCGATCTGGATACGCTGTTCGCTCCATGA
- a CDS encoding HAD family hydrolase codes for MTSIAALPFLPDAVIFDMDGLMIDSERVSLACWSEAAEEFGLPLDATFFVRMVGLGDRDSQALLRRQGIEDSMIEAMAARCHDLYEERTQTGLPLRPGILELLELLKLHAVPRAVATTTRQPRANRKLAAAGLLPYFDAVITSGDVARPKPAPDIYLLAAQRLGQAPERCLALEDSPAGTRAALAAGMTVIQVPDLVHPDEELRALGHRIVGSLVDAHALLLPLLPR; via the coding sequence ATGACCTCCATCGCTGCACTGCCGTTCCTGCCCGACGCCGTCATCTTCGACATGGACGGCCTGATGATCGACAGCGAGCGCGTGTCGCTTGCATGCTGGAGCGAGGCGGCAGAGGAATTCGGTCTGCCGCTGGATGCCACCTTCTTCGTGCGCATGGTCGGCCTCGGTGACCGCGACAGCCAGGCGCTGCTGCGCCGGCAGGGTATCGAAGACAGCATGATCGAGGCCATGGCCGCGCGCTGCCATGATCTGTACGAGGAACGCACGCAGACCGGGTTGCCGCTGCGCCCGGGCATCCTGGAACTGCTTGAGTTGCTGAAGTTGCACGCGGTGCCGCGTGCGGTGGCGACCACCACGCGGCAGCCGCGGGCCAACCGCAAGCTGGCCGCGGCCGGGCTGCTGCCGTACTTCGATGCGGTGATCACCAGTGGCGATGTGGCGCGGCCGAAGCCGGCACCGGACATCTACCTGCTGGCCGCGCAGCGGCTGGGACAGGCGCCGGAACGCTGCCTGGCGCTGGAGGATTCCCCTGCAGGCACGCGTGCCGCACTGGCTGCGGGCATGACCGTGATCCAGGTGCCGGATCTGGTGCATCCCGATGAAGAACTGCGTGCCTTGGGCCACCGCATCGTCGGCTCGCTGGTGGACGCGCACGCCTTGCTGCTGCCGTTGTTGCCGAGGTAA
- the fabB gene encoding beta-ketoacyl-ACP synthase I, with amino-acid sequence MRRVVITGMGITSCLGNDLDTVSAALRESRAGITALADHAEAGLRSQVGGRVDLDLDALIDRKQKRFMSDAAAFAYLAMADAITDAGLTPEQVSGLRTGLIAGSGGGSSEWQVGAVDLLRSRGVRKVGPYMVPRTMCSTVSACLATAFQIKGVSYSLSAACATSAHCIGAAADLIRHGAQDIMFAGGGEDLHWSMSVMFDAMGALSTSFNDTPASASRPYDKDRDGFVIAGGGGMLVLEDYDHAVARGAHIHAELIGYGVTSDGADMVAPSGEGAVRCMKMALQNVDRPLDYLNTHGTSTPLGDVTELGAIREVFGDAIPPLSSTKALSGHSLGAASVHEAIYCLLMMRDGFVAGSANIGELDPKVEGFPILRESREQKLDTVMSNSFGFGGTNAALVFGRV; translated from the coding sequence ATGCGTCGCGTCGTCATCACCGGCATGGGCATCACGTCCTGCCTCGGCAATGATCTGGATACCGTTTCGGCCGCCCTGCGCGAGAGCCGCGCCGGCATCACCGCGCTGGCCGACCACGCCGAAGCCGGCCTGCGCAGCCAAGTGGGTGGTCGCGTCGACCTCGACCTGGACGCGCTGATCGACCGCAAGCAGAAGCGCTTCATGAGCGATGCCGCCGCCTTCGCCTACCTGGCGATGGCCGATGCCATCACCGATGCGGGCCTGACTCCTGAACAGGTCAGTGGCCTGCGCACCGGCCTGATCGCCGGTTCCGGCGGCGGCTCCAGCGAATGGCAGGTGGGTGCGGTGGATCTGCTGCGCAGCCGCGGCGTGCGCAAGGTGGGTCCGTACATGGTGCCGCGCACGATGTGCTCGACCGTGTCGGCCTGCTTGGCCACCGCGTTCCAGATCAAGGGCGTCAGCTACTCGCTGTCGGCCGCCTGTGCGACCTCCGCACACTGCATCGGTGCGGCTGCCGACCTCATCCGCCACGGCGCGCAGGACATCATGTTCGCCGGTGGCGGTGAAGACCTGCACTGGTCGATGAGCGTGATGTTCGATGCGATGGGAGCACTGTCCACCAGCTTCAACGACACCCCCGCCAGCGCCTCGCGCCCGTATGACAAGGACCGCGATGGCTTCGTCATCGCCGGTGGTGGCGGCATGCTGGTGCTGGAAGATTACGACCACGCGGTGGCACGTGGCGCGCACATCCATGCCGAGCTGATCGGTTACGGCGTGACCTCCGATGGCGCCGACATGGTCGCGCCGTCCGGTGAAGGCGCCGTGCGCTGCATGAAGATGGCGCTGCAGAACGTCGACCGTCCGCTGGATTACCTCAACACCCACGGCACCTCGACCCCGCTGGGCGATGTGACCGAGCTGGGTGCGATCCGCGAGGTGTTCGGCGATGCGATTCCGCCGTTGTCCTCGACCAAGGCGCTGTCGGGCCATTCGCTGGGCGCTGCCAGCGTGCATGAAGCGATCTACTGCCTGCTGATGATGCGCGATGGCTTCGTGGCCGGTTCGGCCAACATCGGCGAGCTGGACCCGAAGGTGGAAGGCTTCCCGATCCTGCGCGAAAGCCGCGAGCAGAAGCTGGACACGGTGATGTCCAACAGCTTCGGCTTCGGTGGCACCAACGCGGCGCTGGTGTTCGGCAGGGTGTGA
- a CDS encoding class I SAM-dependent methyltransferase translates to MASSDDAPLQTLLLPFSSGALRWPEGPVAFLRARDGWPLREQAGGREVDCEQSFAPFAQPLQQAAGWTVSGQLDDAAGRGRYPLVLVLPPRQREEARALFARALALVADGGRIVACQHNNEGARSGEGDLKQLTGLGGSLTKNHCRVFWTAPLQGQHDADVAKRWGSLDAVRPIVGGRFLSRPGVFAWDRIDPASALLAEHLPADLAGRAADLGAGYGYLSRELLERCPKITALDLYEAEKRALDLAELNLAPPPRPVPLRFLWRDVTAGIEPDYDVIISNPPFHTPSRADRPDIGQRFIAVAAQALRPGGRLYVVANRHLPYEYTLNESFGAVRVVAERDGFKLVEAVKGKGKGR, encoded by the coding sequence ATGGCATCCAGCGACGACGCCCCCCTGCAGACCCTGCTCCTGCCGTTCTCCAGCGGCGCCCTGCGCTGGCCGGAGGGTCCGGTGGCCTTCCTGCGTGCCCGCGACGGCTGGCCCCTGCGCGAGCAGGCCGGCGGCCGCGAGGTCGACTGCGAGCAGAGCTTCGCCCCGTTCGCGCAGCCGCTGCAGCAGGCCGCTGGCTGGACCGTCAGCGGCCAGCTGGATGATGCTGCCGGCCGCGGCCGTTACCCGCTGGTGCTGGTGCTGCCGCCGCGCCAGCGCGAGGAAGCCCGCGCGTTGTTCGCCCGCGCCCTGGCGCTGGTCGCCGACGGTGGCCGCATCGTGGCCTGCCAGCACAACAACGAGGGCGCCCGCTCCGGCGAAGGCGACCTGAAGCAGTTGACCGGTCTCGGCGGCAGCCTGACCAAGAACCACTGCCGCGTGTTCTGGACCGCGCCGTTGCAGGGCCAGCACGATGCGGACGTGGCCAAGCGCTGGGGCAGCCTGGACGCGGTGCGGCCGATCGTCGGCGGCCGTTTCCTCAGCCGCCCGGGCGTGTTCGCCTGGGACCGCATCGACCCGGCATCGGCCCTGCTGGCCGAACATCTGCCGGCCGACCTGGCCGGGCGTGCGGCCGACCTCGGTGCCGGTTATGGCTACCTGTCGCGCGAGCTGCTGGAGCGCTGCCCGAAGATCACCGCGTTGGACCTGTACGAGGCCGAGAAGCGCGCACTGGACCTGGCCGAACTCAATCTGGCGCCGCCGCCGCGCCCGGTGCCGCTGCGCTTCCTGTGGCGCGACGTCACCGCTGGCATCGAGCCGGACTACGACGTCATCATCAGCAACCCGCCGTTCCACACGCCCTCGCGTGCGGACCGCCCGGACATCGGCCAGCGCTTCATCGCCGTGGCCGCGCAGGCGCTGCGCCCCGGCGGTCGCCTGTACGTGGTGGCCAACCGCCACCTTCCGTACGAATACACGCTCAATGAGAGCTTCGGCGCCGTGCGCGTGGTTGCCGAGCGCGATGGCTTCAAGCTGGTCGAGGCGGTGAAGGGCAAGGGGAAGGGCCGGTGA
- a CDS encoding ATP-binding protein, with protein sequence MVPTPEPDLHHGLLERIHAGFCVIQVLFDGDEAIDYRFLEVNEAFERHTGLKDACGKRMSTLEPQHEGDWFRIYGEVARTGRPAQFEMDARALGRSFAVDAVRVGQPGEDKVGILFFDVTARKQMEVELGESEARFSALADGLPMPVWVLDERGHARFVNSAFSEFFGGDENRVPEDVWRGLVHPDDASVFEYELQEALKAQRSMHALVRARRADGQWRWLEMNARPRFSRMGRFIGLAGSSPDVTERREIELAREELLQSERAARSAAENMARLKDEFLATLSHELRTPLTTILGWSELLLQRVDSTSPLYKGLGVIANSATAQKRLISDMLDLSSMLLGKVQLEVEVLDLRDQLNEAMGAQELVAEGKALDVTLQLPAQACQVLGDATRLQQVFWNLLSNAIKFTPAEGRIDVQLQADGNYWTITVRDTGDGIAPEFLNHLFSRFRQADGTTTRRHGGLGLGLAIVQQLVELHGGTVSAASDGHGHGSTFTVRLPQHLPDAERRPLREVVSGPILEPMMVEPYPLRGLHVLAVEDQPEVLEYLRRMLEEQGASVSAASSAGEALALLADNGHLQYHVLLTDIGMPGMDGYGLVSTLRQDLGVDAAALPAVAVTALARADDRRRALASGFQEHVAKPYSVAQLVGVVRRVQATRGDSLLH encoded by the coding sequence ATGGTGCCGACGCCCGAACCCGACCTGCACCATGGCCTGCTTGAGCGCATCCACGCAGGTTTCTGTGTGATCCAGGTGCTGTTCGATGGCGACGAGGCGATCGATTACCGCTTCCTGGAAGTCAACGAGGCATTCGAGCGCCACACCGGCCTGAAGGATGCCTGTGGCAAGCGCATGAGCACGCTGGAGCCACAGCACGAAGGCGACTGGTTCCGGATTTACGGCGAAGTGGCGCGGACCGGGCGACCGGCGCAGTTCGAGATGGATGCCCGTGCCCTGGGGCGCTCGTTTGCCGTCGATGCGGTGCGGGTCGGCCAGCCTGGCGAGGACAAGGTTGGCATCCTGTTCTTCGACGTGACCGCGCGCAAGCAGATGGAAGTGGAGTTGGGCGAGAGCGAGGCCCGTTTCAGCGCGTTGGCCGATGGCCTGCCGATGCCGGTATGGGTGCTGGATGAGCGTGGTCACGCCCGCTTCGTCAACAGTGCCTTCAGCGAGTTCTTCGGCGGCGACGAGAACCGCGTGCCGGAAGATGTCTGGCGTGGCCTGGTGCATCCCGACGATGCGTCGGTGTTCGAATACGAGCTGCAGGAGGCGCTGAAAGCGCAGCGTTCGATGCATGCCCTGGTGCGCGCCCGTCGTGCCGATGGGCAGTGGCGCTGGCTGGAAATGAACGCGCGTCCGCGCTTCTCGCGGATGGGCCGATTCATCGGCCTGGCCGGCAGCAGCCCGGATGTTACCGAGCGTCGCGAGATCGAACTGGCGCGCGAGGAACTGTTGCAGTCCGAGCGCGCCGCGCGCAGTGCGGCGGAAAACATGGCACGGCTGAAGGATGAGTTCCTGGCCACGCTGTCACATGAGCTGCGCACGCCGCTGACCACGATCCTGGGCTGGAGCGAACTGCTGTTGCAGCGCGTCGATTCCACCAGCCCGCTGTACAAGGGCCTGGGCGTGATCGCCAACAGCGCCACCGCGCAGAAGCGGCTGATCTCGGACATGCTCGATCTCAGCAGCATGCTGCTGGGCAAGGTGCAGCTGGAAGTGGAAGTGCTGGATCTGCGCGACCAGTTGAACGAAGCGATGGGCGCGCAGGAGCTGGTGGCCGAGGGCAAGGCGCTGGATGTCACCCTGCAGTTGCCGGCGCAGGCCTGCCAGGTGCTGGGCGATGCTACCCGGCTGCAGCAGGTGTTCTGGAACCTGCTGTCCAACGCAATCAAGTTCACCCCGGCCGAAGGCCGCATCGACGTGCAGCTGCAGGCCGATGGCAACTATTGGACGATCACCGTGCGCGATACCGGCGACGGCATCGCGCCGGAGTTCCTGAACCATCTGTTCAGTCGCTTCCGCCAGGCCGACGGCACCACCACCCGCCGTCATGGCGGTCTCGGCCTGGGCCTGGCCATCGTGCAGCAGCTGGTCGAACTGCACGGCGGCACGGTCAGCGCGGCCAGTGATGGCCACGGTCACGGCTCCACCTTCACCGTGCGCCTGCCGCAGCATCTGCCCGATGCCGAACGGCGTCCGCTGCGTGAGGTCGTCAGCGGCCCCATCCTGGAACCGATGATGGTCGAACCGTACCCGCTGCGCGGCCTGCATGTGCTGGCGGTGGAAGACCAGCCGGAAGTGCTGGAGTACCTGCGGCGCATGCTGGAGGAGCAGGGCGCCAGCGTGTCTGCGGCCAGTTCGGCGGGCGAGGCGCTGGCGCTGCTGGCCGACAATGGCCACCTGCAGTACCACGTGCTGCTGACCGACATCGGCATGCCGGGGATGGATGGCTATGGCCTGGTAAGCACGCTGCGGCAGGACCTTGGCGTAGATGCGGCAGCGCTGCCGGCAGTGGCGGTGACCGCGCTGGCCCGCGCCGATGACCGTCGTCGCGCGCTGGCCTCGGGCTTCCAGGAGCATGTGGCCAAGCCGTATTCGGTGGCCCAGTTGGTGGGTGTCGTACGCCGCGTGCAGGCCACGCGCGGGGACAGTCTGCTGCACTGA